The genomic DNA AATTTATCCTCTATTGTCCAGCGATCAAATACTATGATCCACTCTCAGCTACGACCTTCACGCCCCCCTTATATTGGAAAAGCAAAGAGGAAGAATTTTTCTCGCTTTGTGTCATTTTTACGCTTAACCAAGTCACCCATTTTCATTTTATAAAAAAGCTTACTGAACAAGACCAAAGTGACACATTTCTATTGAGTATTGTAGATACCCCTCCATCATCGCATCAACTTTAGCAGTATCAATTAGCATTTAACAGTCCCCAAAAACTTGCTATGTGGCTGGTGATGAACAAAGTCATAGGATCATCAAGCCTGTTCCCCTGGTGGTTAATTGTTAGAGTATCAGAATAACTGGGGCAACAGCCTGGAATAGGCTTTTCTAGGGAGATATTTGATCAAAAAAACCAAGCTAAACAACTCTGATTACAAGCAGTGTCATGTCCCTGTGTCGATTATGTCTAATAATTCCAGTGAATAATTCAGTGTGCACTACACTTAGTTGACCTTTTAGCTAATCTTTGACCAAAAGTTAAAGTAAGTAAGTATAAGGGATAGCAATATGTCAGACACTTTTACGAAAGGTATGGCTCGAAATATATACTATGGCGGCAGTGTGTTTTTTCTACTATTGTTTGCCGGCCTCGCTATGCATACCACCAGAGAAATGCCCAAATCTGATCATCGAGAGAACCTCACCCAAGCCGTTGTAAACGGTAAAGCCGTATGGGAAGACAACAACTGTATTGGTTGCCATACACTCATTGGTGAAGGCGCTTATTATGCGCCAGAGTTGGGAAATGTTTTTTATCGCCGCGGTGGCGGTGATCTCGATGCATTTAAAGGCTTTATGCAAGGTTGGATGAAAATTCAACCTCTCGGTATCCCTGGACGTCGACAAATGCCTCAATTTAACTTAACGGAACAACAGGTTAACGATTTGGCAGAGTTCTTGAAATTCACCGCTGAAATAGATGTTAACAGCTGGCCACCGAACATTGAGGGTTAAGCAATGAGCACTTTAAAATTTCAATCTCAATCAGTTGCGACACCTTACTTTATATTTGCGCTTATTTTGTTTACCGGACAAATTCTATTTGGCTTGGTGATGGGCTTGCAATATGTCGTAGGAGATTTTCTCGCGGGGATCATTCCCTTTAACGTTGCTCGAATGGTGCATACTAACTTACTCATCGTTTGGCTATTATTTGGCTTTATGGGTGCCGCTTATTTCCTTGTTCCCGAAGAGTCTGAAACCGAATTGTATAGCCCTAAACTCGCTATCCTGCTTTTCTGGGTATTTGCAGTTGCTGCCACACTCACAGTGTTGGGTTATTTGTTGGTGCCCTATTCAAGATTGGCTGAGATCACGGGAAATGAGTATTTCCCGACGATGGGGCGGGAGTTCTTAGAGCAGCCCACAATTACTAAAATTGGCATTGTTATCGTCTGTCTCGGTTTTCTGTTCAATATCGGCATGACCATGTTGCGCGGCCGAAAAACGGTGATAAACATGGTACTGCTCACCGGGCTAATTGGTCTGGCTGTCTTTTTCCTGTTTTCTTTCTACAATCCGTCCAACATTGCTATGGATAAATTCTATTGGTGGTTTGTGGTCCACCTCTGGGTGGAAGGCGTGTGGGAATTAATTATGGGTGCGATCCTCGCCTTTATACTGATCAAGATCACTGGTGTTGACCGGGAAATTATTGAGAAATGGCTGTATGTAATTGTGGCGATGGCATTGATCTCCGGACTACTGGGAACTGGGCATCACTTTTTTTGGTTAGCCACCCCAGAATACTGGCAATGGGTGGGTTCGGTATTCTCCGCGTTAGAACCTTTACCTTTCTTTGCCATGGTGCTGTATGCATTCAACATGGTCAATAACCGCCGCCGAGAACATCCAAACAAAGCCGCCACGCTGTGGGCGTTAGGAACGGCAGTGATGGCATTTCTGGGCGCTGGTGTGTGGGGATTTTTACATACATTGGCACCGGTTAATTTCTACACTCACGGTACCCAAATCACTGCGGCACATGCCCATATGGCGTTTTACGGTGCCTATGCAATGATAGTACTCACCATTATTTCCTATGCTATGCCGAAGTTACGCGGTATCGGCGAAGCATCGAGTAAAAAAGCGCAAGTACTTGAAATGTGGGGATTCTGGCTAATGACGGTTGCCATGGTCTTCATTACGCTGTTCTTAACTGGAGCTGGGGTATTGCAGGTCTGGTTACAACGTCTACCTGAAGGCGGCGAAGCACTCAGCTTTATGGAAACCCAAGATAAATTATCAATTTTCTATTGGGCACGAGAAGCGACGGGGGTCATATTTTTGATCGGCTTAATAACCTATATGTGTAACTTTATTGTCGATAGAAAGGTCGCTAAATAGCGAACTGAACAATGGACTGCTTTAATCGAATAGAGTTATCGCGGAGTCGTTATTGCCGCTAGTTCCCCCCTATTTTTATCACCATGGAGGCACATAAACTAAAATGGAAGAATGGGTGGGAAGTATTTGGCATAAGTTCATTGTGCAAAAGAGCAACACTGAATTTGATCATGCCCGAGTTCAATTTGATGATATCAAGAAATCCGTTGGGGTGATTTTTCGCGCACTAGGAGGCTCACCGACAAAACGCGTCGAAGCCGCAGTGCCGCGTGATTATTATGCTCATAGAAATTTTATCGATAAAATTTCTGGCGCCAAACAACAAGTCAGCCTTGCTTGGCAAGACGAAACCAGCCTTCGTCTGCCGCAATCCATCGCTATTTTTGATACACCACAACTCAATAAAGAACTCTACCTCTGGCTTGCTGCCCTTGCCCCGCATTACCCAGAGCAGTTCACCCACTGGGCCAGAGACAATCAAGCTGTCGTAGCCAAAGTACTCAATAAA from Shewanella psychromarinicola includes the following:
- a CDS encoding cbb3-type cytochrome c oxidase subunit I, with amino-acid sequence MSTLKFQSQSVATPYFIFALILFTGQILFGLVMGLQYVVGDFLAGIIPFNVARMVHTNLLIVWLLFGFMGAAYFLVPEESETELYSPKLAILLFWVFAVAATLTVLGYLLVPYSRLAEITGNEYFPTMGREFLEQPTITKIGIVIVCLGFLFNIGMTMLRGRKTVINMVLLTGLIGLAVFFLFSFYNPSNIAMDKFYWWFVVHLWVEGVWELIMGAILAFILIKITGVDREIIEKWLYVIVAMALISGLLGTGHHFFWLATPEYWQWVGSVFSALEPLPFFAMVLYAFNMVNNRRREHPNKAATLWALGTAVMAFLGAGVWGFLHTLAPVNFYTHGTQITAAHAHMAFYGAYAMIVLTIISYAMPKLRGIGEASSKKAQVLEMWGFWLMTVAMVFITLFLTGAGVLQVWLQRLPEGGEALSFMETQDKLSIFYWAREATGVIFLIGLITYMCNFIVDRKVAK
- a CDS encoding c-type cytochrome → MSDTFTKGMARNIYYGGSVFFLLLFAGLAMHTTREMPKSDHRENLTQAVVNGKAVWEDNNCIGCHTLIGEGAYYAPELGNVFYRRGGGDLDAFKGFMQGWMKIQPLGIPGRRQMPQFNLTEQQVNDLAEFLKFTAEIDVNSWPPNIEG